GCAACGAATCCCAACGTGCCAACCCCGGGCGTGCTGTTGGCCCGAGTGCCTGCGGACGAGCAGCCGCCGGAAGTACTGGCCACACGTGGCCTGGCCTCCACCGGGCGTCACGACGATGTTCTGCTGCCATCCATCGCGACACTCTTCGATGAGGCAGGCATCGAGCCCCGCGAGCTTGACGAGGTGCTGGTGTCGATCGGGCCTGGTGGCTTCACGGCAACCCGACTCGCTTGCGTGACTGCGGCCGTTCTTGCCGAGGCCACCGGTGCCCGCGTGCGCGCGGCGGAGACAGCCCGCGTCGCGATTGAGACCGTGTTTCAAGATCATAATGTTGGCGGCTCGGTCGTGGTCGCGATGGCTTCCAAACACAATGACGCCTATGTTGCAAAGTTCGATCTTGCTCGTGGGACGTTCCTCAGTCGGGGCGAATCCGTCGGGCCGGCGGCTTTCGACACTCTGTTGTTACCGGGCGACCGGCTGGTGTTCGAAGGCCACTTGCCCCAGGGGATGCTCGAAATCGCGTC
This genomic stretch from Phycisphaerales bacterium harbors:
- the tsaB gene encoding tRNA (adenosine(37)-N6)-threonylcarbamoyltransferase complex dimerization subunit type 1 TsaB — encoded protein: MLTLAIEATNPNVPTPGVLLARVPADEQPPEVLATRGLASTGRHDDVLLPSIATLFDEAGIEPRELDEVLVSIGPGGFTATRLACVTAAVLAEATGARVRAAETARVAIETVFQDHNVGGSVVVAMASKHNDAYVAKFDLARGTFLSRGESVGPAAFDTLLLPGDRLVFEGHLPQGMLEIASSRGVECIPMRLTSEGLLACREVAEIVSIEALRPIYPREPDAVTQWRRRYGSAPGDA